From a single Synergistales bacterium genomic region:
- the ggt gene encoding gamma-glutamyltransferase, which produces ASATRDMYASEQAKEEQWRKYHGKAVGVPGTVAGMAMALEKYGTMTLAEVLQPAIKLAEEGFPLAGVTSNAAESHFDTLTKWNTDKNLEPFFKDGLPQEPGVHIKLPRLAEAFKLLAKDGTKAFYHGPIGEAVVKAVNKAEGHMTMEDLANYEVKIRKPAEGTYRGYKIYSMCPPSSGGVTLVEILNILENFPLYQWGHNSPKTIHHMAEAFKMAFADRGTYLADPAFVDIPMEGLLSKEYAKELAGKIKADSVMTDIPAGDPSAYEHHSTTHTSVADEAGNIVSFTQTINYFFGSSVIDEKYGIILNNELADFSSNPESVNAPEPGKRPLSSMSPSIVLDHDGEPFLAAGTPGAWRIITSMAQIVSNIVDYDMSIDGAIEAPRFTCRSVGGSPDKLKLESRIPQVVVDALAGMGYEIEMKDAYDLYFGGAQGILWKGPALLGGADSRRDGAAVGY; this is translated from the coding sequence CCGCCTCGGCCACCAGGGACATGTACGCCTCCGAGCAGGCCAAGGAGGAGCAGTGGCGCAAGTACCACGGCAAGGCCGTCGGCGTTCCGGGCACCGTTGCCGGCATGGCTATGGCCCTGGAGAAGTACGGCACCATGACCCTGGCCGAGGTCCTGCAGCCGGCGATCAAGCTGGCCGAGGAGGGCTTCCCTCTGGCCGGCGTGACGAGCAACGCCGCCGAGAGTCACTTCGACACCCTCACCAAGTGGAACACCGACAAGAACCTGGAGCCCTTCTTCAAGGACGGCCTGCCCCAGGAGCCCGGTGTGCATATCAAACTCCCCCGCCTGGCCGAGGCCTTCAAGCTTCTGGCCAAGGACGGCACCAAGGCCTTCTACCACGGCCCCATCGGCGAGGCCGTTGTGAAGGCCGTCAACAAGGCCGAGGGCCACATGACCATGGAAGACCTGGCCAACTACGAGGTCAAGATCCGCAAGCCCGCCGAGGGCACCTACCGGGGCTACAAGATCTACTCCATGTGCCCGCCCTCCTCCGGCGGCGTCACCCTGGTGGAGATCCTCAACATCCTGGAGAACTTCCCCCTCTACCAGTGGGGCCACAACAGCCCCAAGACGATCCACCACATGGCCGAGGCCTTCAAGATGGCCTTCGCCGACCGCGGCACCTATCTGGCCGACCCCGCATTTGTGGACATCCCCATGGAGGGCCTGCTCTCCAAGGAGTACGCCAAGGAGCTGGCCGGCAAGATCAAGGCCGACAGCGTCATGACGGATATCCCCGCCGGCGATCCCTCGGCCTACGAGCACCACTCCACCACCCACACCTCCGTGGCCGACGAGGCGGGCAACATCGTCTCCTTCACCCAGACCATCAACTACTTCTTCGGCTCCAGCGTGATCGACGAGAAGTACGGCATCATCCTCAACAACGAGCTGGCCGACTTCTCCTCCAACCCCGAGAGCGTCAACGCCCCCGAGCCGGGCAAGCGGCCGCTGTCGTCCATGTCGCCGAGCATCGTCCTCGACCATGACGGCGAGCCCTTCCTGGCCGCCGGCACCCCCGGCGCCTGGCGGATCATCACCTCCATGGCCCAGATCGTCAGCAACATCGTGGACTACGACATGAGCATCGACGGCGCCATCGAGGCACCGCGCTTCACCTGCCGTTCCGTCGGCGGTTCGCCCGACAAGCTGAAGCTCGAGTCCCGGATCCCCCAGGTCGTGGTGGACGCCCTGGCCGGCATGGGCTACGAGATCGAGATGAAAGACGCCTACGACCTCTACTTCGGCGGCGCCCAGGGCATCCTCTGGAAGGGCCCGGCCCTTCTGGGAGGCGCAGACTCCAGGCGCGACGGAGCCGCTGTCGGCTACTAG
- a CDS encoding HAMP domain-containing histidine kinase → MNGQPPNGEALQRGQVFLLWCPMFFALWIAFSWIPPTPVFHFMDVAAQSGDSGYLLAAASVLVLFNTARAIPLYLAWFLLGDTLSEWHRRTAHLSWALPLAGIPLSYLVMSRMVAPHFGIPAVLSVASVLALLVLTRQVKGWGNKSLALGVLVFSFQWLDIIPSLTAVGAGRGELSLAIKNLALLMDRANVLETTGWIVFFSLFAGAMVTNELLVSYSLRLRQLHLLRAKEQELARLRMNSLEQRNVMEKQHLVHDLKRPLTTILGLSDVLRATLAEGAGRRHADHLSDAALSMSDMISEILSEKARRELPVAEVVDYTLNQVSPFPWRDRIATHLPEPLGRQTVRVNLVRFSRALVNLLDNARRATEGVRDAAIELAVEGREGELAFAVRDNGPGFAKERGDSGWSSTGLGLDYVRGVAENHRGRLEISRAPGITEAAVVLARAAAEEESA, encoded by the coding sequence ATGAACGGACAGCCGCCGAACGGCGAAGCCCTCCAGCGTGGCCAGGTCTTTCTCCTCTGGTGTCCCATGTTCTTCGCCCTCTGGATCGCCTTCTCCTGGATCCCGCCCACGCCGGTCTTCCACTTCATGGATGTGGCGGCGCAGTCCGGGGACAGCGGCTACCTGCTGGCCGCCGCCTCGGTACTGGTGCTGTTCAACACCGCCAGGGCCATCCCGCTCTACCTGGCCTGGTTCCTGCTGGGAGACACCCTCTCCGAGTGGCACCGGCGCACCGCCCACCTCTCCTGGGCGCTCCCCCTGGCGGGGATTCCCCTTTCCTACCTGGTGATGTCCCGCATGGTGGCGCCCCACTTCGGCATCCCCGCCGTGCTCAGCGTGGCCAGCGTGCTGGCCCTGCTGGTGCTGACCAGGCAGGTCAAGGGCTGGGGCAACAAGTCGCTGGCCCTGGGCGTGCTGGTCTTCTCCTTCCAGTGGCTGGATATCATCCCATCGCTCACCGCCGTGGGCGCCGGGCGGGGGGAGCTCTCCCTGGCCATCAAGAACCTGGCCCTCCTCATGGACCGGGCCAATGTCCTGGAGACCACCGGCTGGATCGTCTTTTTCAGTCTCTTCGCCGGCGCCATGGTGACCAACGAACTGCTGGTCAGCTACAGCCTCCGCCTCCGGCAGCTCCACCTCCTCAGAGCGAAGGAGCAGGAGCTCGCCCGGCTGCGGATGAACAGCCTGGAGCAGCGCAACGTGATGGAGAAGCAGCACCTGGTGCACGACCTCAAACGGCCGCTCACCACCATCCTGGGCCTCTCCGACGTGCTGCGGGCCACCCTGGCGGAGGGCGCAGGCAGGCGGCACGCCGACCACCTCAGCGACGCGGCGCTCTCCATGAGCGACATGATCTCCGAGATCCTCAGCGAGAAGGCCCGGCGCGAGCTGCCCGTGGCCGAGGTGGTGGACTACACCCTCAACCAGGTGAGCCCCTTTCCCTGGCGGGACCGGATCGCCACCCACCTTCCGGAGCCCCTGGGCCGCCAGACGGTGCGGGTGAACCTGGTGCGTTTCTCCCGGGCGCTGGTGAACCTGCTGGACAACGCCCGCCGGGCCACCGAGGGGGTGCGTGACGCCGCCATCGAGCTGGCGGTAGAGGGACGGGAAGGGGAGCTCGCCTTCGCCGTCCGCGACAACGGGCCGGGCTTTGCGAAAGAGCGGGGCGATTCCGGATGGAGCTCCACCGGCCTGGGGCTCGACTACGTCCGGGGCGTGGCGGAAAACCACCGGGGCCGGCTGGAGATCTCCCGCGCCCCGGGCATCACCGAGGCCGCCGTGGTGCTGGCGCGGGCCGCTGCAGAGGAGGAATCGGCATGA
- a CDS encoding response regulator — protein sequence MTLFIGAVDDDRDILYTLEAMAASQGWNMQTTADPAQCLGWVRDDAVDILLVDYHMPTRNGREVVLEARRHSSKVLLVALTVEDREDIARELLLAGADDFVTKPLRLADFASRIRLHTQLVEQRRTLHWEERSKGLNEETERRVLQYVKGAPGPMGCREVGAGCNLASVTARRYLEHLVSRGTLSRCLGDPGGRPGRPPVLYTPAGD from the coding sequence ATGACACTCTTTATCGGCGCCGTAGACGACGACCGCGATATCCTCTACACCCTGGAGGCCATGGCCGCAAGTCAGGGATGGAACATGCAGACCACCGCCGACCCGGCGCAGTGCCTCGGCTGGGTCCGCGACGACGCCGTGGACATCCTTCTGGTGGACTACCACATGCCCACCAGAAACGGCAGGGAGGTGGTGCTGGAAGCACGGCGCCACTCCTCCAAGGTGCTGCTGGTGGCCCTCACCGTGGAGGACCGCGAGGACATCGCCCGGGAACTCCTGCTGGCCGGGGCCGACGACTTCGTCACCAAGCCCCTCCGCCTGGCCGACTTCGCCTCGCGGATCAGGCTGCACACCCAGCTGGTGGAGCAGCGCCGCACCCTCCACTGGGAGGAACGGAGCAAGGGCCTGAACGAGGAGACCGAGCGCCGCGTCCTGCAGTACGTCAAGGGCGCGCCGGGCCCCATGGGGTGTAGGGAGGTCGGCGCGGGCTGCAATCTGGCCTCGGTGACGGCCAGGCGCTACCTGGAACATCTGGTCTCCCGGGGGACGCTCTCCCGCTGCCTCGGCGACCCCGGCGGCAGACCGGGCCGTCCGCCGGTGCTCTACACCCCGGCGGGAGACTGA
- a CDS encoding flavodoxin family protein produces the protein MKVVGFNGSPREQGNTAAMIGEVFAALRKEGIETELVQVGGKPVRGCTACMRCRESADGTCVINDDELNDWLQKMAAADGIILGSPTYFSDLTPEMKALIDRAGFVARGSGGLLRRKVGAAVVAVRRAGGVHVFDSINHLFLISEMIVPGSVYWNIGQARDIGDFARDEEGIATMRKLGENMAWLLKRVAA, from the coding sequence ATGAAGGTAGTCGGATTCAACGGAAGCCCCAGAGAGCAGGGGAATACAGCCGCCATGATCGGCGAGGTCTTCGCCGCACTCCGGAAGGAAGGCATCGAGACGGAGCTGGTGCAGGTCGGCGGGAAGCCGGTCCGCGGCTGTACGGCCTGCATGCGGTGCCGGGAATCGGCGGACGGAACATGCGTGATCAACGACGACGAACTCAACGACTGGCTGCAGAAGATGGCGGCCGCCGACGGCATCATCCTCGGCTCGCCCACCTACTTCTCGGACCTCACCCCGGAGATGAAAGCCCTCATCGACCGGGCCGGCTTTGTGGCCAGAGGCAGCGGCGGTCTGCTGCGGCGCAAGGTCGGCGCCGCCGTGGTGGCCGTCCGGCGGGCCGGCGGGGTGCATGTCTTCGACTCCATCAACCATCTCTTCCTGATCAGCGAGATGATCGTCCCCGGTTCGGTCTACTGGAACATCGGCCAGGCCCGGGATATCGGCGACTTCGCCAGAGACGAGGAGGGCATCGCCACCATGCGGAAGCTGGGCGAGAACATGGCCTGGCTGCTCAAGCGCGTGGCTGCATAG